In Anaerolineales bacterium, one DNA window encodes the following:
- a CDS encoding ABC transporter permease: MKFQKILRIAWEGLMLNKVRSFLTTLGVIIGVASVIVMMSISAGAEAAIAEQINSLGANLLIVSPMRGVPGAARTLLYEDALAISEQVIGISGVSAEQAPAPQTVKANGITLESIAIVGTTADFPAVRDYSVAEGVYFTEAENDRKLKVAVLGAGLAKDLFGEESPLGQSITVDSTKLTVIGVMQTKGVVADIDYDGRVYLPISVVFQKYMTTGSVMRADAVRTIYVKVESQEKIDSVTTQITSLLATRHDVDPAKPDFTIQTQQDIIATQEAATAAFRDLLAWVAGVSLVVGGIGIMNIMLVSVTERTREIGLRMALGARPNDVQTQFLLEAIILSLVGGLAGVLLGVGGSLLFGAFGEMRTALVPLSIPLAFGAAAAIGIFFGYYPATQAAILDPIVALRHE; this comes from the coding sequence ATGAAATTTCAAAAAATCCTACGCATCGCCTGGGAAGGGTTGATGCTCAACAAAGTCCGATCCTTCCTGACCACATTGGGAGTCATCATTGGCGTTGCTTCAGTCATTGTGATGATGTCCATCAGCGCGGGCGCAGAAGCCGCCATTGCGGAGCAGATCAACTCACTGGGTGCCAACCTGCTCATCGTCTCGCCCATGCGCGGCGTGCCAGGGGCGGCGCGTACACTCTTATATGAAGATGCCCTCGCCATCTCTGAGCAAGTCATCGGCATCAGTGGTGTTTCCGCCGAACAAGCGCCTGCCCCGCAGACGGTCAAAGCCAATGGCATCACACTCGAATCGATTGCCATTGTCGGCACCACAGCAGACTTCCCCGCTGTACGTGATTACTCCGTTGCCGAAGGCGTGTATTTCACCGAAGCGGAAAATGACCGAAAACTCAAAGTGGCTGTATTAGGCGCAGGGTTGGCAAAAGATTTGTTTGGCGAAGAAAGCCCACTGGGGCAATCCATCACCGTTGACAGCACCAAACTGACCGTCATTGGTGTGATGCAAACCAAAGGCGTCGTCGCGGATATTGACTACGACGGACGCGTGTACCTGCCGATCAGTGTGGTCTTCCAAAAATATATGACCACAGGCTCGGTCATGCGTGCCGACGCCGTCCGAACGATTTACGTCAAAGTGGAGAGCCAGGAAAAGATCGACAGTGTCACCACCCAGATCACCAGTCTGCTTGCGACGCGGCATGATGTAGACCCCGCCAAGCCCGATTTCACCATCCAAACCCAGCAAGACATCATCGCCACACAAGAAGCCGCCACCGCCGCATTCCGCGACCTGCTGGCATGGGTGGCGGGCGTTTCGCTCGTCGTTGGCGGTATCGGCATCATGAACATCATGCTGGTCAGCGTCACCGAGCGCACCCGTGAGATCGGTTTGCGCATGGCGCTCGGTGCGCGCCCGAACGACGTGCAAACCCAATTCCTGCTCGAAGCCATCATCCTCAGCCTCGTTGGTGGGTTGGCGGGCGTCCTTCTCGGTGTGGGCGGCTCACTGCTCTTTGGCGCGTTCGGCGAAATGCGCACCGCCCTCGTCCCGCTCTCCATTCCGCTCGCATTTGGCGCGGCGGCAGCCATCGGCATCTTCTTCGGATACTACCCCGCCACCCAAGCCGCCATACTCGATCCCATCGTGGCATTGCGTCACGAATAA
- a CDS encoding ABC transporter ATP-binding protein, whose protein sequence is MNPLIELQRLTKVYGDDPEAQVFALNDLSASIQYGEFVAIMGPSGSGKSTLMNIIGCLDRPNSGTYLLDGRDVSGLDKNELADVRNQKIGFVFQSFNLLPRLSALDNVLLPMLYDINVDLSSEEQRTRAADVLTSVGLEKRMHHHPNQLSGGQQQRVAIARALINRPPLILADEPTGNLDSKSSVEIMDLLHTLHKSGVTIVMVTHEPDIAKHAGRIICVRDGQTVDDGHCAEKQS, encoded by the coding sequence ATGAATCCGCTCATCGAATTGCAACGCCTGACGAAAGTGTACGGCGACGACCCCGAAGCACAGGTGTTCGCGCTGAACGATCTGAGCGCGTCCATTCAATACGGTGAGTTCGTTGCCATTATGGGACCCAGCGGATCGGGTAAATCCACTCTGATGAACATCATCGGCTGTCTCGATCGCCCGAACTCAGGCACATACCTGCTCGATGGGCGTGATGTAAGCGGGCTGGATAAGAACGAACTGGCGGATGTCCGCAATCAGAAGATCGGGTTTGTCTTTCAATCGTTTAACCTCCTGCCGCGCCTCTCCGCATTGGACAATGTGCTTCTGCCAATGCTCTACGACATCAACGTGGATTTGAGCAGTGAAGAACAGAGAACCCGCGCCGCTGACGTGTTGACTTCCGTAGGCTTGGAAAAACGGATGCATCACCACCCCAACCAGCTCTCTGGCGGGCAGCAGCAGCGCGTCGCCATTGCCCGCGCACTTATCAACCGCCCGCCGTTGATCCTTGCCGATGAGCCGACAGGAAACCTTGATTCAAAATCCAGCGTGGAGATCATGGATTTACTACACACCCTGCACAAAAGCGGCGTGACCATCGTCATGGTGACGCATGAACCTGATATTGCCAAACACGCAGGGCGCATCATCTGCGTCCGCGATGGGCAGACGGTGGATGACGGTCACTGTGCGGAGAAACAATCATGA
- a CDS encoding efflux RND transporter periplasmic adaptor subunit: MRNLLKKRWSLPLLFVLLAALGVLGYSLQTTSQTAAATEAPLQTAKVRTGDLSITVNGSGNLVAAARVELGFRTGGTVVRVPVEVGAEVEQGAELVALDDSAARLTLAEKELVLQALISPDAFANAEIARINAQASLDKAATELQYLISPWAYNEEVRLLEAQHTLDEKKSGNASAEEITLAEDAVTRAETNLNSARSAYVNEYAPATFSLTYRDAVTGEIVKTVNLPTDDMVNLARAKVRSAQLALEDARIYYSRLSGNTDPCADLTSYGTLTSKLTSACLAVQSAQYSLDNTHLTAPTAGTVTSVNASVGQAVGTAPVVAIASDEFFIHFYVEETDLAFVQSGLPVRIVFDAYPEQTFEGIVTRVDPELAVVSSTPYVSVWAEVNLPAGQNFLGGMTAEIEVVAGEAQSTLLIPVQALRELAPDSYAVFVLQADGTLKMTPVKIGLRDFANVQILEGLQKGDVVSTGVVETE; the protein is encoded by the coding sequence ATGCGCAACCTGCTAAAAAAACGCTGGAGCCTGCCGCTCCTTTTTGTCCTTCTTGCCGCCCTCGGTGTTTTGGGATACAGCCTGCAAACGACTTCGCAAACCGCAGCTGCCACTGAGGCGCCCCTGCAAACGGCAAAAGTCCGCACGGGGGATCTTTCCATTACTGTGAATGGGTCTGGAAATTTGGTCGCCGCCGCGCGCGTGGAGTTGGGATTTCGCACAGGCGGCACGGTCGTCCGTGTGCCAGTGGAGGTCGGCGCGGAAGTGGAGCAGGGAGCGGAATTGGTCGCCCTCGATGACAGCGCCGCCCGCCTGACCCTTGCCGAGAAGGAACTCGTCCTGCAAGCTTTGATCTCGCCCGATGCGTTTGCCAATGCGGAGATCGCCCGCATAAACGCCCAAGCCAGCCTCGATAAAGCCGCCACCGAACTGCAATATCTCATCAGCCCGTGGGCCTATAACGAAGAAGTTCGCCTGCTCGAAGCCCAGCACACATTGGACGAGAAGAAATCGGGCAATGCATCTGCCGAAGAGATCACTCTTGCAGAAGATGCCGTAACCCGCGCCGAAACCAATTTGAACAGTGCGCGTTCCGCATACGTCAACGAATATGCTCCCGCTACTTTTTCATTGACGTACCGAGACGCTGTGACAGGCGAAATTGTGAAAACGGTCAATCTTCCCACCGATGATATGGTCAACCTCGCGCGCGCCAAAGTGCGCTCTGCTCAACTGGCACTGGAAGATGCCCGCATCTACTACTCGCGCTTGAGCGGAAATACCGACCCGTGTGCCGACCTGACCTCTTACGGTACATTAACCTCGAAATTGACTTCCGCCTGCCTCGCCGTGCAATCGGCTCAATACTCGCTGGATAATACGCATCTGACCGCCCCGACAGCGGGTACGGTGACCAGTGTCAATGCTTCCGTTGGTCAGGCGGTCGGGACTGCGCCCGTGGTTGCGATTGCCTCCGATGAGTTTTTCATCCACTTTTATGTGGAAGAAACCGACCTCGCGTTTGTGCAGTCAGGCTTGCCCGTGCGCATTGTATTTGACGCCTACCCTGAGCAAACCTTTGAAGGCATCGTCACACGTGTGGACCCCGAACTGGCAGTCGTCAGCAGCACACCCTATGTCAGCGTATGGGCGGAGGTAAACCTCCCAGCGGGGCAAAACTTCCTCGGCGGTATGACAGCCGAAATTGAGGTGGTGGCGGGCGAAGCCCAATCCACTTTGCTGATCCCTGTGCAAGCCTTGCGCGAACTCGCCCCAGATTCGTATGCTGTCTTCGTCCTGCAAGCAGATGGCACGCTCAAAATGACGCCTGTGAAGATCGGCTTGCGCGATTTTGCCAATGTGCAAATTTTGGAAGGATTACAAAAAGGGGATGTTGTGAGCACGGGTGTGGTGGAGACCGAATGA
- a CDS encoding cupin domain-containing protein, with product MSETSQIYFVETKSKAVFAADGPKPQFLIDTPKFKSLVVGLEAGGQIPVHPSEAAMYHFLEGEGLMTVDDETFAIKPGVTVVVPSGAKRGMNAKTRMVFLGAKGEQ from the coding sequence ATGTCTGAGACAAGTCAAATCTATTTTGTTGAAACCAAATCAAAAGCGGTCTTTGCGGCAGATGGACCCAAGCCGCAGTTCTTGATCGACACGCCAAAGTTCAAGTCGCTGGTGGTGGGGCTGGAGGCAGGCGGGCAAATTCCCGTTCACCCGAGTGAGGCGGCGATGTATCACTTTCTCGAAGGCGAAGGCTTGATGACGGTGGACGATGAAACCTTTGCCATCAAACCCGGTGTGACGGTAGTGGTGCCGAGTGGCGCAAAACGCGGCATGAATGCAAAGACGCGCATGGTGTTTCTGGGCGCGAAGGGAGAGCAATAA
- a CDS encoding cytochrome b/b6 domain-containing protein: MNAPKRYHPVQVTLHWLVVFLVVAAFVMGKSMSGLPNDANKLMPLASHMGVGFLTLVVIVTRFITRMKLPKPAHVTAGNAFFDWIGKVVHYALYLLVFLTAVSGMSLSMQAGLVPIVFGGSSAPLPADFFDFTARMLHGFIAPALLLLVLLHVGAALYHQFLLKDNLLARMWYEK, translated from the coding sequence ATGAATGCACCCAAACGCTATCATCCCGTTCAAGTTACCTTGCATTGGCTGGTTGTGTTTCTGGTGGTTGCCGCATTTGTGATGGGCAAATCCATGAGCGGGCTGCCAAACGATGCGAACAAACTTATGCCGCTGGCATCGCACATGGGTGTGGGTTTTTTGACGCTGGTGGTGATCGTGACTCGGTTCATCACACGCATGAAACTCCCCAAACCTGCACATGTCACCGCAGGCAATGCCTTCTTCGATTGGATCGGTAAAGTGGTGCATTACGCCTTGTATCTGCTGGTCTTTCTGACAGCGGTCAGCGGCATGTCGCTTTCGATGCAGGCGGGTCTGGTGCCAATTGTCTTTGGCGGTTCAAGCGCGCCGCTCCCTGCGGATTTCTTCGATTTCACAGCGCGGATGCTGCACGGCTTCATTGCGCCTGCTTTATTGCTGCTCGTCTTGTTACACGTCGGCGCGGCGCTCTATCATCAGTTCCTGTTGAAAGATAACCTGCTCGCCCGCATGTGGTACGAAAAATAA